The following coding sequences are from one Aliarcobacter skirrowii CCUG 10374 window:
- the sufC gene encoding Fe-S cluster assembly ATPase SufC: protein MSKKDTLLKIEDLKVSINSNEILKGLNLEIKPGEVHALMGVNGAGKSTLVKTLAAHYDCEVVGGKVTFKNKDLLEMDASQRANEGIFMSFQTPVEVPGVNNSYFLRTAMNAKRAYEGKDELDAMQFLKLVKEETNKFDIDRKLLQRDLNDGFSGGEKKRNELVQLLMLSPDLIMLDEIDSGLDVDAIKIVANVINSMLDGKKSILMITHYDRLLELIKPDFVHILSDGKIAKTGDYSLALELDKKGFEALGIKNADK from the coding sequence ATGAGTAAAAAAGATACATTGTTAAAAATTGAAGATTTAAAAGTAAGTATAAATAGTAATGAAATTTTAAAAGGATTAAATCTTGAGATAAAACCAGGTGAGGTTCATGCACTTATGGGTGTAAATGGAGCTGGAAAATCAACTTTAGTTAAAACTTTAGCAGCTCACTATGACTGTGAAGTTGTAGGTGGTAAAGTTACATTCAAAAATAAAGATTTATTAGAGATGGATGCTTCACAAAGAGCAAATGAGGGAATTTTTATGAGTTTTCAAACTCCTGTTGAAGTTCCTGGAGTAAATAATAGCTACTTTTTAAGAACAGCTATGAATGCAAAAAGAGCTTATGAAGGAAAAGATGAGCTAGATGCAATGCAGTTTTTAAAGCTTGTAAAAGAAGAGACAAATAAGTTTGATATTGATAGAAAACTATTACAAAGAGATTTAAATGATGGATTTAGTGGTGGAGAGAAAAAAAGAAACGAGCTTGTTCAACTTTTAATGCTAAGTCCTGATTTAATAATGCTAGATGAGATTGATAGTGGACTTGATGTTGATGCTATTAAAATTGTTGCAAATGTTATAAACTCTATGCTTGATGGGAAAAAATCTATTCTTATGATTACTCACTATGATAGACTTTTAGAGCTTATAAAACCTGATTTTGTACATATTTTAAGTGATGGAAAGATTGCTAAAACTGGAGATTATAGTTTAGCTTTAGAACTAGATAAGAAAGGTTTTGAAGCATTAGGAATAAAAAATGCAGATAAATAG
- a CDS encoding SufD family Fe-S cluster assembly protein: protein MQINSIKNLKLPSKKDEEFLKIDFETFFSKNFENIKINEFELENLSSGEDKNSYNSILFDIAKSFSNNQKVLKITKSTQKPIIIDHTNKELDSLNISSLKIEVESGVKASVIEIFSLENSVNFIANRELVLKENSSLEYAKIDNLNKDSSMIFSTNAKCEDDSNLDIYNFNIGLGFCLNNYENSLDAQNINYSLNGLNKLKNSSNSSTLVKTIHNNKNSTSSINYKNSLKDNSRAVVKITSIVNEKAPYSKAFQNCNSILLSDDAVVFAQPHLEIYIDELEASHGTTTGTLNKDQLYYLQSRGISKDEAYDMLLVAFESSIKDSIKDEELKNLIEEYLK from the coding sequence ATGCAGATAAATAGTATAAAAAATCTAAAACTTCCTTCAAAAAAAGATGAAGAGTTTTTAAAGATAGATTTTGAAACTTTTTTCTCAAAAAACTTTGAGAATATAAAAATAAATGAGTTTGAACTAGAAAATTTATCTTCAGGTGAAGATAAGAACTCTTATAATTCAATTTTATTTGATATTGCAAAAAGTTTTTCAAATAATCAAAAAGTTTTAAAAATAACAAAATCGACTCAAAAACCAATAATAATAGACCACACAAATAAAGAGTTGGACTCTTTAAATATAAGTTCACTTAAAATTGAAGTTGAAAGTGGTGTAAAAGCTTCTGTTATTGAGATTTTTTCACTAGAAAATAGTGTAAATTTCATAGCAAATAGAGAGCTTGTATTAAAAGAGAATTCATCTTTAGAGTATGCAAAAATCGATAATCTAAACAAAGATTCATCAATGATTTTTTCAACAAATGCAAAGTGTGAAGATGATTCAAATTTAGATATTTATAACTTTAATATAGGTCTTGGATTTTGTCTAAACAACTATGAAAATAGTTTAGATGCACAAAATATAAACTATAGTTTAAATGGATTAAATAAGTTAAAAAATAGCTCAAACAGTTCAACTTTGGTAAAAACAATTCACAACAACAAAAACTCAACAAGTAGCATAAACTATAAAAATAGTTTAAAAGATAACTCAAGAGCTGTTGTAAAAATCACTTCAATAGTAAACGAAAAAGCACCATATTCAAAAGCTTTTCAAAACTGTAACTCAATTTTATTAAGTGATGATGCTGTTGTTTTTGCTCAACCTCACTTAGAGATATATATAGATGAGTTAGAGGCTAGTCACGGAACTACAACAGGAACTTTAAATAAAGACCAACTTTACTATCTACAAAGTAGAGGTATAAGCAAAGATGAAGCCTATGATATGCTTTTAGTTGCTTTTGAGAGTTCAATTAAAGATAGTATTAAAGATGAAGAGCTTAAAAATTTAATAGAAGAGTATTTAAAATAA
- a CDS encoding aminotransferase class V-fold PLP-dependent enzyme encodes MYKKDFPYFANSNSVYLDNGSTTQKPQSVIDSTIEYYTKYCSNTHRSSFGDANRATTEFENTREYLQKFINANKKEEIIFTSGVTQSINFIASSFGKKFKNIIISSLEHHANIVPWHLQGRTLGNGLEVVNCNDNLDFDFEHFEELLKANPNSFVSVAHVTNAFGKVHDIKRVISIAHSYNAPVLIDGAQSLSSFKIDVQELNCDFFAISAHKTFGPTGVGAIYIKEKFFDDVEPYITGGAAINTVDFEKGSTFLNAPYKFEAGTQNITGVIAFKEALKYIENIGYETIQNRKKELLEYLNSELKKLPDIIFYNDLKDCSGSRSFNFKGIMHDDISILLDKLKISVRVGHHCAQPIMKKLKIKGTIRASLAFYNDFEDIDKLISALKRALSMLKD; translated from the coding sequence ATGTATAAAAAAGATTTTCCATATTTTGCAAACTCAAATAGCGTATATTTGGACAATGGTTCAACAACACAAAAACCACAAAGTGTGATTGACTCAACTATTGAATACTACACAAAATATTGCTCAAATACTCACAGAAGTAGTTTTGGTGATGCAAACAGAGCCACTACAGAGTTTGAAAATACAAGAGAGTATCTACAAAAGTTTATCAATGCAAATAAAAAAGAGGAGATAATTTTTACAAGTGGAGTTACACAAAGTATAAATTTCATAGCCTCTTCTTTTGGAAAAAAGTTTAAAAATATTATTATATCAAGCCTTGAACATCATGCAAATATTGTGCCATGGCATCTACAAGGAAGAACTTTGGGAAATGGTCTTGAAGTTGTAAATTGTAATGATAATTTGGATTTTGATTTTGAGCATTTTGAAGAGCTTTTAAAGGCAAATCCAAACTCTTTTGTAAGTGTTGCGCATGTTACAAATGCTTTTGGAAAAGTTCATGATATAAAAAGAGTTATCTCTATAGCTCACTCTTACAATGCACCTGTTTTAATAGATGGTGCTCAAAGTTTAAGTAGTTTTAAAATTGATGTTCAAGAGCTAAATTGTGACTTCTTTGCAATATCAGCTCATAAAACATTTGGACCAACAGGAGTTGGAGCTATTTATATAAAAGAGAAATTTTTTGATGATGTAGAGCCTTATATTACAGGTGGAGCAGCTATAAACACGGTTGATTTTGAAAAAGGAAGCACTTTTTTAAACGCTCCTTATAAGTTTGAAGCTGGAACTCAAAATATAACTGGGGTAATTGCATTTAAAGAGGCTTTAAAATATATTGAAAATATTGGCTATGAAACAATACAAAATAGAAAAAAAGAGCTTTTAGAGTATCTAAATAGTGAACTAAAAAAGCTTCCTGATATAATTTTTTACAACGATTTAAAAGATTGTAGTGGAAGTAGAAGTTTTAATTTCAAAGGTATTATGCACGATGATATCTCAATTTTACTTGATAAACTAAAAATATCTGTTCGAGTTGGTCATCACTGTGCACAACCAATTATGAAAAAACTAAAAATAAAAGGAACTATTAGAGCTAGTTTGGCTTTTTATAATGATTTTGAAGATATTGATAAACTAATTAGTGCTTTAAAAAGAGCATTAAGTATGTTAAAGGATTAA
- a CDS encoding SufE family protein codes for MSIKQRVENIKEDLDFFDEELAKYEYIIDLGKKLPTFDEENKTPENLVHGCTSQVWLICEKKENKLFFKGTSDAIIVKGLVYIILEIFSNSTIEELKEVDMDIVRELGLSEVITPNRQSGVIGMIKKIKEYALKA; via the coding sequence ATGAGTATTAAACAAAGAGTTGAAAATATAAAAGAGGATTTGGATTTTTTTGATGAAGAGTTGGCTAAATATGAATATATTATTGATTTAGGAAAGAAGCTTCCTACTTTTGATGAAGAGAATAAAACTCCTGAAAATTTAGTTCACGGTTGTACATCGCAGGTTTGGTTGATTTGTGAGAAAAAAGAGAACAAACTATTTTTCAAAGGCACTAGTGATGCAATAATAGTTAAAGGTTTAGTTTATATTATTTTAGAGATTTTCTCTAACTCTACAATTGAAGAGTTAAAAGAGGTTGATATGGATATTGTAAGAGAGCTAGGACTTAGTGAAGTGATAACTCCAAATAGACAAAGTGGAGTTATAGGAATGATTAAAAAAATAAAAGAGTATGCTCTAAAGGCATAA
- a CDS encoding metal-sulfur cluster assembly factor, whose amino-acid sequence MSGIFDKEKIKEKIIENLKKVYDPEIPVDIYNLGLIYNIELEERENYLFCEIDMTLTSPACPVADSLLEQVRYVAMAVDEVDEAKVNLVFEPVWEPHMMSEDAKEIMGASGAAISW is encoded by the coding sequence ATGAGTGGAATTTTTGATAAAGAGAAGATAAAAGAGAAAATTATAGAGAATTTAAAAAAAGTTTATGACCCTGAGATTCCTGTGGATATCTATAATCTTGGGTTGATTTACAATATTGAACTTGAAGAGAGAGAAAACTATCTGTTTTGTGAGATAGATATGACTCTTACAAGTCCAGCTTGTCCTGTTGCTGATAGTTTGCTTGAGCAGGTTCGATATGTGGCTATGGCTGTTGATGAAGTTGATGAGGCAAAAGTAAACTTAGTGTTTGAGCCTGTTTGGGAACCTCATATGATGAGTGAAGATGCAAAAGAGATTATGGGTGCTAGTGGAGCTGCTATTTCTTGGTAG
- a CDS encoding type II toxin-antitoxin system PemK/MazF family toxin codes for MEINSFDIVLCEFYFSNLNQSKKRPVLVFKDNLPFDDFIAIPISSKIERMTDDEILIELKNFKNGSIPVKSKLILRKTFVVSKSAVIKKYGTVKEDFFKYTKKQFCKYFEC; via the coding sequence ATGGAAATAAATAGCTTTGATATTGTACTTTGTGAGTTCTATTTTAGCAATTTAAATCAATCAAAAAAAAGACCAGTACTTGTATTTAAAGACAATTTACCTTTTGATGATTTTATAGCCATTCCAATTAGTAGCAAAATAGAAAGAATGACAGATGATGAGATATTAATAGAGTTAAAAAATTTTAAAAATGGTTCTATTCCAGTAAAATCTAAATTAATTTTAAGAAAAACTTTTGTTGTTTCAAAATCTGCTGTCATAAAAAAATATGGAACAGTAAAAGAAGATTTTTTCAAATATACAAAAAAGCAATTTTGTAAATATTTTGAGTGTTAA
- a CDS encoding major outer membrane protein has protein sequence MKKFTKLSLVAAVAVAGLSSANAKPLEEAIKDVDVSGTVTYRYDNFGNDKSGETTNANKYKINLNLSSKVNDYVKFNTRFNVANNANDFGTLDKANGTPDINVGAQDGVNTGVGLAHAYFGLSVIPNTTVNVGKQGLATPWTVATDNDGGEQTGTGIFSVTAVDKFVLGLAYFNQTNINTTAPAGGLLSGSEDIYAATLQANYGIVNAEAWYLNAVDQFDTYTAAIHGKADLADNAKVGYEVRYVALKLDDKIVPNAETDTLLRVAVDGKVGIVNARLAYTTTDKDGGLTALDSDAQNASLGWRLNSLGKADAKYLQATLGADILDNLNFSVHYGKLEFDAATSLATQTDKTTGTIKQDEVFGQLTYKMSKNLDGYIRYGQQDLDKTNGSKENSGRLQVNYKF, from the coding sequence ATGAAAAAATTCACAAAACTAAGTTTAGTTGCAGCTGTTGCAGTTGCAGGTCTATCAAGTGCAAACGCGAAACCACTTGAAGAAGCTATTAAAGATGTAGATGTATCAGGAACAGTTACATATAGATATGATAACTTTGGAAATGATAAATCAGGTGAAACTACTAATGCAAATAAATATAAAATTAACTTAAATTTATCATCAAAAGTAAATGACTATGTTAAATTTAATACAAGATTTAATGTTGCAAACAATGCAAATGATTTTGGTACTTTAGATAAAGCTAATGGTACTCCTGATATTAATGTTGGTGCGCAGGATGGTGTAAATACAGGTGTTGGATTAGCACATGCTTATTTTGGTCTTTCAGTTATTCCAAATACAACTGTTAATGTTGGTAAACAAGGTTTAGCTACTCCATGGACTGTTGCAACTGACAATGACGGTGGTGAGCAAACAGGTACAGGAATTTTCTCTGTAACTGCAGTTGATAAATTTGTTTTAGGATTAGCTTATTTCAATCAAACAAATATTAATACAACAGCTCCTGCAGGAGGTCTTTTAAGTGGTTCAGAAGATATTTATGCTGCAACTCTACAAGCTAACTATGGTATTGTAAATGCAGAAGCTTGGTATTTAAATGCTGTTGATCAATTCGATACTTATACAGCTGCAATTCACGGTAAAGCTGATTTAGCTGATAATGCAAAAGTTGGATATGAAGTAAGATATGTTGCTTTAAAATTAGATGATAAAATTGTTCCAAATGCAGAAACAGATACTCTTTTAAGAGTTGCTGTTGATGGTAAAGTTGGAATTGTAAACGCAAGACTTGCATATACAACAACAGATAAAGATGGTGGTTTAACAGCTCTTGATTCAGATGCACAAAATGCTTCTTTAGGGTGGAGATTAAACTCTTTAGGAAAAGCAGATGCTAAATATTTACAAGCAACTTTAGGTGCAGATATTTTAGATAATTTAAACTTCTCTGTTCACTATGGAAAATTAGAGTTTGATGCAGCTACTTCGTTGGCTACACAAACAGATAAAACTACTGGTACAATTAAACAAGATGAGGTTTTTGGTCAATTAACATATAAAATGTCTAAAAACTTAGATGGATATATTAGATATGGACAACAAGATCTTGATAAAACTAATGGTTCAAAAGAAAATTCTGGAAGATTACAAGTTAACTATAAATTCTAA
- a CDS encoding acetyl-CoA carboxylase biotin carboxylase subunit: MKKINKVLIANRGEIALRIIRACKELEIKSVAIFSEVDVEGVWVRKADECYPILGDVVQAYLDYDKIISIAKKSECDAIHPGYGFLSENADFARACEENGIIFIGPKPEHIELFGDKMASKVAMKKVGVPVLEGTDEPISDIAEASKIAKQIGFPVIIKAAFGGGGRGMRIVKKEEEFKELYEAATNEAKKYFGRGETFIEKYVENPRHIEIQIIADKYGNVLHLGERDCSIQRRHQKVIEIAPSPLLSDSARRELYRIATKAMFKLGYESVGTVEFLLDPDDNIYFIEMNTRVQVEHPVTETITGVDIIQRMIQIAEGDKMIFLQEEINFRGYSIEFRINAENPLKGFMPSVGTVEKYLTPNGPGVRLDSALYTGYKIPANYDSMVGKLIVWALDWEGCVKKAKRALDEFYIEGFPTNIPLHREIVRDEDFKAGRFTTNYLDTKMDIFTLHSEDNIKEEEAKVENLKKLISTINSKNITTRH, encoded by the coding sequence ATGAAAAAGATAAATAAGGTTTTAATAGCAAATAGAGGAGAGATAGCTCTTCGAATTATAAGAGCTTGTAAAGAGCTTGAGATAAAAAGTGTTGCAATTTTTTCAGAGGTTGATGTTGAGGGTGTTTGGGTAAGAAAAGCTGATGAGTGCTATCCAATACTAGGAGATGTAGTTCAAGCATATTTAGACTATGACAAAATCATATCTATTGCAAAAAAATCTGAGTGTGATGCAATTCATCCTGGATATGGTTTTTTAAGTGAAAATGCAGATTTTGCAAGAGCTTGTGAAGAGAATGGAATTATCTTTATTGGTCCTAAGCCTGAGCATATTGAGCTTTTTGGAGATAAGATGGCTTCTAAAGTTGCTATGAAAAAAGTTGGAGTTCCTGTGCTTGAGGGTACTGATGAGCCAATAAGCGATATAGCAGAAGCTTCTAAAATAGCAAAACAGATTGGATTTCCTGTAATTATCAAAGCTGCTTTTGGTGGTGGTGGAAGAGGAATGAGAATTGTAAAAAAAGAGGAAGAGTTTAAAGAGCTTTATGAAGCTGCTACAAATGAGGCTAAAAAGTATTTTGGACGAGGTGAGACATTTATTGAAAAATATGTTGAAAATCCAAGACATATTGAGATTCAAATTATTGCTGATAAATATGGAAATGTGTTGCATTTAGGAGAGAGAGATTGTAGTATTCAAAGAAGACATCAAAAAGTTATTGAGATTGCTCCATCGCCACTTTTAAGTGATAGTGCTAGAAGAGAGCTTTATAGAATTGCTACAAAAGCTATGTTCAAACTTGGATATGAGAGTGTTGGAACTGTTGAGTTCTTGCTTGATCCTGATGATAATATCTATTTTATTGAGATGAATACTAGAGTTCAAGTTGAGCATCCTGTTACTGAGACTATTACAGGAGTTGATATTATTCAAAGAATGATTCAAATTGCTGAGGGCGATAAGATGATTTTCTTACAAGAGGAGATTAACTTTAGAGGTTACTCTATAGAGTTTAGAATAAATGCTGAAAATCCACTAAAAGGATTTATGCCATCTGTTGGAACTGTTGAGAAGTATCTTACTCCAAATGGTCCAGGAGTTAGACTTGACTCTGCACTTTACACTGGATATAAAATTCCTGCAAACTATGACTCAATGGTTGGAAAACTTATTGTTTGGGCGCTTGATTGGGAAGGTTGTGTAAAAAAAGCAAAAAGAGCCTTAGATGAGTTCTATATTGAAGGTTTCCCTACAAATATTCCACTTCACAGAGAGATTGTTAGAGATGAGGATTTCAAAGCTGGAAGATTTACAACTAACTATTTAGATACAAAAATGGATATTTTTACACTTCATAGTGAAGATAATATCAAAGAAGAAGAGGCAAAGGTTGAGAATCTTAAAAAACTGATTTCTACGATTAACTCTAAAAATATCACTACAAGACACTAG
- a CDS encoding type II toxin-antitoxin system YafQ family toxin yields MLELEVHKTFTKDLKKAQLNSTNSSKLFLYISLLLNKKDLPKEAKNHSLSGEWEDTKEFHISGDLLVIYIINDTSLQLLRIGTHSQLFKKF; encoded by the coding sequence ATGCTTGAGTTAGAAGTTCACAAAACATTTACAAAAGATTTAAAAAAAGCCCAATTAAACTCAACAAACTCATCAAAACTATTTTTATATATATCACTACTTTTAAATAAAAAAGATTTACCAAAAGAGGCAAAAAATCACTCTTTATCAGGTGAATGGGAAGATACAAAAGAGTTTCATATAAGTGGAGATTTACTTGTAATTTATATTATAAATGATACTAGCTTACAACTTTTAAGAATAGGAACTCACTCCCAACTTTTTAAAAAGTTTTAA
- a CDS encoding type II toxin-antitoxin system RelB/DinJ family antitoxin, whose protein sequence is MTTTSNKIRTNVYLDSTTKEKAQEIFKQYGLGLSEAFNIFLTQSVLQRGIPFEIKIPNDETLEAIKDARANKNMKKISLDDLKKEL, encoded by the coding sequence ATGACTACAACTTCAAATAAAATACGAACAAATGTATATCTTGACTCAACAACAAAAGAAAAAGCTCAAGAGATTTTTAAGCAGTATGGTTTAGGGTTAAGTGAAGCTTTTAATATATTTTTGACTCAAAGTGTTTTACAAAGAGGAATACCTTTTGAAATAAAGATTCCAAATGATGAAACTTTAGAAGCGATAAAAGATGCAAGAGCAAATAAAAATATGAAAAAAATTAGTTTAGATGATTTAAAAAAAGAGTTATAG
- a CDS encoding AEC family transporter, whose amino-acid sequence MSIFLTLLGKIIPLYFSVFLGFLTTYKLKCDKESVAKILLYILAPLIVLNATISVKLDMQVLFLPLSFFVFSTVLAFFLLFIFKKIYSDNTANLLAFSTSTGNTGNIGIPLAILFLEPRLVDIFIFSILASILYQNSVGYYITAKGNFSASESLKKVLKLPVVYAFILGIFLNLNGIKIPEMLLSYSEFLKGAYAILGMMLIGMGMENFKSTKAFDAKFISFTLLIKFVLWPVATLIFIYLDKNFIHFLDSDFYMIMFLFSIVPLAGNTVTVATILNVKPEKMSMAVFVSTIVSLFYIPLVLYFYMY is encoded by the coding sequence GTGTCAATATTTCTAACTTTACTTGGAAAAATCATACCTTTGTATTTTAGTGTTTTTCTGGGTTTTTTAACAACTTATAAACTCAAATGCGACAAAGAGAGTGTTGCAAAGATTTTGCTATATATTTTGGCTCCTTTGATAGTTTTAAATGCAACAATTAGTGTGAAACTTGATATGCAAGTTCTGTTTTTGCCACTATCTTTTTTTGTTTTTAGTACGGTTTTGGCATTTTTTTTGCTTTTTATTTTTAAAAAAATATATAGTGATAATACGGCAAATTTATTAGCATTTAGTACAAGCACAGGAAATACTGGAAATATTGGAATACCTTTGGCTATTTTGTTTTTAGAGCCAAGATTGGTTGATATTTTTATTTTCTCTATTTTGGCCTCTATTTTGTATCAAAATTCTGTTGGGTATTATATTACTGCTAAGGGAAATTTTAGTGCTAGTGAGAGTTTAAAAAAGGTTTTAAAACTTCCTGTTGTATATGCATTTATTTTGGGAATTTTTTTAAACTTAAATGGTATAAAAATCCCTGAAATGCTACTTTCTTATAGTGAGTTTTTAAAAGGAGCGTATGCAATTTTAGGAATGATGCTAATTGGAATGGGAATGGAAAATTTTAAATCAACTAAAGCTTTTGATGCAAAATTTATATCATTTACCTTGCTTATTAAGTTTGTGCTTTGGCCAGTTGCAACTTTGATTTTTATATATTTGGATAAAAATTTTATTCACTTTTTAGATAGTGATTTTTATATGATTATGTTTTTATTTAGTATTGTTCCTTTGGCTGGAAATACTGTAACTGTGGCAACTATTTTAAATGTGAAGCCTGAGAAAATGTCTATGGCTGTTTTTGTTTCAACTATTGTATCGCTATTTTATATACCTTTGGTTTTGTATTTTTATATGTATTAG
- a CDS encoding type II toxin-antitoxin system RelE/ParE family toxin: MKIIKNISFDDNLLSILKYISKDSISRAKNFKNQLDKKIKNIPNMPFKARQSIHFNDIFVRDLIFKGYTIPYLIDEDLDVIVILDIFKWQTR; the protein is encoded by the coding sequence ATGAAAATTATAAAAAATATATCTTTTGATGATAATCTTTTATCAATTTTAAAATATATTTCAAAAGATTCTATATCAAGAGCTAAAAACTTTAAAAATCAACTTGATAAGAAAATAAAAAATATCCCTAATATGCCTTTTAAAGCAAGACAATCTATACATTTTAATGATATTTTTGTAAGAGATTTAATTTTCAAAGGTTATACAATTCCTTATTTAATAGATGAAGATTTAGATGTTATTGTTATCCTTGACATTTTTAAGTGGCAGACTAGATAA
- a CDS encoding methyl-accepting chemotaxis protein has product MFLTNKFDRFQLDAIDEAFAVVHFKPNGTILKANKNFLNIMGYSLEEIRGENHKIFCEDSFVNSAEYKQAWDAVNRGVSISADVKRVKRDGKFVFFKATYMPIKNSQKSVVEVVLLAQDITKNRLNDLYFRGQVDAINKSQAVIEFDMQGNILNANKNFLDTIGYTKDEIVGKHHSIFCEESYKNSNEYKEFWKKLNSGEFDSAEYLRIGKNGKEVWIQATYNPIFDLDGKPFKVIKYATDISLKKFSMFEVGKKIEDLTKSLQDLQNASTTMVKEADVSMKGSQEVSVSIEELDAAVLELSNKIENMLSSITNISNTTSESEKIVLEAKEQSKESSNAMLKLNEESIKIGDTIEVISQIAFQTNILSLNAAVEAATAGEAGKGFAVVAQEVRNLATRSNEAAKNINEAIGLIQNLVKNSLDSIHKIDDKIENISNISSTISSSVREQQVISNELASNASQTSQTLNQISQNMVRVSSSTSNTDKEAKTTQKSSNELIEISNELIEKLKVLN; this is encoded by the coding sequence ATGTTTTTAACAAACAAATTTGATAGATTTCAGTTGGATGCAATTGATGAGGCTTTTGCTGTTGTGCATTTTAAACCAAATGGAACTATCTTAAAAGCAAATAAAAATTTCTTAAATATTATGGGCTACTCTTTGGAAGAGATAAGAGGGGAAAATCACAAAATATTTTGTGAAGATAGCTTTGTAAATAGTGCTGAATACAAACAGGCTTGGGATGCTGTAAATAGAGGAGTATCTATAAGTGCTGATGTTAAAAGAGTAAAAAGAGATGGAAAATTTGTATTTTTTAAAGCTACTTATATGCCTATTAAAAATAGTCAAAAAAGTGTTGTGGAGGTTGTTTTACTTGCGCAGGATATTACAAAAAATAGATTAAATGATTTATACTTTAGAGGTCAAGTTGATGCTATAAATAAGTCACAAGCAGTTATTGAGTTTGATATGCAAGGTAATATTTTAAATGCAAATAAAAACTTCTTAGATACTATTGGGTACACAAAAGATGAGATTGTTGGGAAACATCACTCAATTTTTTGTGAAGAGTCTTATAAAAATTCAAATGAGTATAAAGAGTTTTGGAAAAAACTAAATAGTGGCGAGTTTGATAGTGCTGAGTATCTTAGAATTGGGAAAAATGGAAAAGAGGTTTGGATACAAGCTACATACAACCCTATTTTTGATTTAGATGGAAAACCTTTTAAGGTTATAAAATATGCTACAGATATAAGTTTGAAAAAATTTTCTATGTTTGAAGTTGGTAAAAAGATTGAAGATTTGACAAAATCTTTACAAGATTTACAAAATGCTTCAACAACAATGGTAAAAGAAGCAGATGTAAGTATGAAAGGCTCTCAAGAAGTTAGTGTATCTATTGAAGAACTTGATGCTGCTGTTTTAGAGCTTTCAAATAAAATAGAGAATATGCTAAGTTCAATTACAAATATCTCAAATACAACATCTGAAAGTGAAAAAATAGTTCTTGAAGCAAAAGAGCAATCAAAAGAGAGTTCAAATGCTATGTTAAAACTAAATGAAGAGTCTATAAAAATTGGAGATACTATTGAGGTGATTTCTCAAATTGCATTTCAAACAAATATTTTAAGTCTAAATGCTGCTGTTGAAGCTGCTACTGCTGGAGAGGCTGGAAAAGGTTTTGCAGTTGTTGCACAAGAGGTGCGAAATTTAGCAACTAGATCAAATGAGGCTGCTAAAAATATAAATGAAGCTATAGGATTAATTCAAAACTTAGTTAAAAACTCTTTGGATTCTATTCATAAAATTGATGATAAGATAGAAAATATAAGCAATATATCTTCAACTATCTCAAGTTCTGTAAGAGAGCAACAAGTTATATCAAATGAGCTTGCATCAAATGCTTCGCAAACAAGTCAAACTCTAAATCAAATATCACAAAATATGGTAAGAGTATCTTCAAGTACAAGCAATACAGACAAAGAGGCAAAAACTACTCAAAAAAGCTCTAATGAGTTGATTGAAATCTCTAATGAGTTGATTGAAAAATTAAAAGTGCTTAATTAA